In one Zobellia galactanivorans genomic region, the following are encoded:
- a CDS encoding type I polyketide synthase: protein MKQKQLAIIGVGCRFPGNSNTPEQFWDLLKSGTDAIINVPKSRWDNRRFFSQNKNRKGKTFSSQFGFLTSDVTEFDPLFFGISPFEAETLDPQQRLLLQTTWEAFEDAGIPESKFRGSDTGVFIGGFTLDNKLIQLGSKNRNQIKSPTATSCTMAMLSNRISYSLDLRGPSLSIDTACSSSLVGIHYACQSIWAGESKMAIAGGVNLMLKPEYPIVMSKGQFLSSHSRCKTFDADAQGYVRGEGVGVILIKPLEEALLDNDIVYAVIHQTGSNQDGKTEGITVPNGDSQKQLLRKVIDQSEIDPNDICYVEAHGTGTPTGDPIEFSALDTVIKEKVTKEEHVAVGSVKTNIGHLEAASGVAGLIKAILVLKYNQTVPHLHFTNPNPQIDFENAKLKVSTDVRRLSDQQERYGLVNSFGYGGTNANVLLSNTTIEQKELPSGLKTSRVYILPLTAKSDYSLRAYAKKIASHLTEDNYADTLYTLLNRRSKLNTRAIFVANSMDELMWQLNEFAEGNSVKGVQTYTATTELSPKLFIFTGMGPQWFAMGRDLYHSSELFKQKWEEYDMIFQAITGWSMLEELLKEKEDSRIKETQFAQPANFFLQAALTELWASYGITPDAVLGHSVGEVTAAYVSGALRLKDCLIVSYHRSRIQQKAAGKGSMLAVGLPENEINQYIEAYGDVSVAAINSPSTVTLAGKTKRLQHISNKLTELNVFNKMLEVDVAYHSYQMDGLKRELLDSLDVISPQPPEIPIYSSVTARKMEGASFNNTYWWDNVRQPVRFSDAIVQTLSDGYHTMLEVGPHPVLRHSINECAERLGKKTNLLFSLRRKEDGEQHILDNLAHFYAIGYAIDWSKFYTGGNHIKLPLYEWENQSYFSESNSSREDRLGLEGHPFLNQTYPYHLPSFEMEVNEQFLPYLQDHVVSGAVVFPGAAYVEAILAMNQKVSGTETCTLKDVLFSNVLIFNEDEVQFLNTTFNPSNSTCDIFSHSDESNSWTQHASAKVIECINGKHDKIAFLATLKAFEKERTIEGIYDALDAIGLKYGPVFRGIQEIKCKGDKELLVKIKPHKSIVKDHEYLLHPSILDACFQSVIAALNGREVAPGAFVPTKINFVHFHTRPKLNEYIYCHAEITEIGHEYLIANMTLIGKDGTVIAQLEGLNCQSIESNAQNEERDINELFYEFNWKNIPLLEGEPDFENETILFFGPSSKKAKPFMDDLKFYGAKVIQMDQFDKNLLEQEKNSVTRLIYAPFLDEKKELSYKAVQEITFPLLSFFQSLKGTGPVQLVILTLNGHQVLDTDDMNINSGALLGLNHVIGNEHPNISPLSLDTDHYNLENPKSILLQLLGVEEDIALRGNSRFVRSLSKPSEPKVLGFSRKAANDEPFQIIHEKGKGAEGFSLVESTIVEPSEDEITLKVKSASLNFKDVLKINGQISQDALKNSYFQNSISMEVVGTVINKGKNVSDIAIGDDILMLAKDGGFTRYITTKPDFYVKKATTLSYDEMNIAIPFITAWHALVDKADLSEGETVLIHNGTGGVGLAAIQIAKKLNAKIITTTSTEEKRAHLRAEGVEHILYSRSLDYVKDVMDITDGKGVDVVLNAISGESLVQSFELLADYGRFIEIGKKDIVLNKGLPMQTFNRNVSFFHIDIDQMFMQRPKKTHELLQILYTKFQDEDYKPIPVTSFPAKGIEEAFKFMNKSKHIGKVTLNFEEGEVELTTAKSGIDSDGAFLITGGTAGFGFEIAKWLIGKEVKKVVLCSRSGVKDMERQAFIDRVNKAGVTEVYVHKLDITNTDEVKKLIDSLSQDTIAFKGVFHGAMVLDDAFMKDLDEERFLRVMNPKVLGAINLHNALGSYALDFFLCFSSISSLIGNVGQGNYVAANAFLDNFSHWRNAQNLACTSLNLGVLAEVGVVSRNEHVGLIMDAAGVKGFDTRTALRMLDYILSEKPAQICFFDVDWEVWSAINPRVANSSRFKSIVDQFSGTNALSKELRSLVEELKDCGEKDRIRVILEKTIVVFANVMKMNPDSINPEEGINMMGVDSLVSVEIVVAIKAMLGVELSIMDLLNGSSLNRLSEIILTKVEEHLGGIVEN from the coding sequence TCAGGAACAGATGCCATTATTAATGTTCCTAAAAGTAGATGGGACAACAGGCGTTTTTTTAGTCAGAATAAGAACAGGAAAGGTAAAACGTTTTCATCCCAGTTTGGTTTTTTAACCTCAGATGTAACAGAATTTGATCCGTTATTTTTTGGGATCAGTCCATTTGAGGCTGAAACCTTAGACCCGCAACAAAGATTATTACTTCAAACTACCTGGGAGGCTTTTGAAGATGCAGGAATTCCCGAATCGAAATTCAGAGGAAGTGATACGGGAGTGTTTATAGGAGGTTTTACACTGGACAATAAGTTGATACAGTTAGGCTCTAAAAACCGAAATCAAATAAAATCTCCAACAGCAACCAGCTGTACAATGGCCATGTTATCTAACCGTATTTCGTATTCATTGGATCTTAGAGGTCCTAGTCTTTCTATAGATACGGCCTGTTCTTCTTCTTTGGTTGGTATCCATTATGCCTGTCAGAGTATCTGGGCAGGTGAGTCCAAAATGGCCATTGCAGGTGGCGTAAACCTGATGCTCAAACCGGAATATCCCATTGTTATGAGTAAAGGACAATTTTTATCCAGTCATTCCAGATGCAAAACATTCGATGCGGACGCTCAGGGATATGTTAGAGGCGAAGGTGTTGGAGTTATACTGATTAAACCCTTGGAAGAAGCCTTATTGGATAATGATATTGTTTATGCGGTCATTCATCAAACAGGGAGTAATCAGGACGGTAAAACAGAAGGAATTACGGTGCCGAATGGAGATTCCCAAAAGCAGTTATTGCGAAAAGTTATCGATCAGTCTGAAATAGACCCCAATGATATTTGCTATGTAGAAGCTCATGGAACTGGTACTCCTACTGGAGATCCGATAGAATTTTCTGCTTTAGATACCGTGATCAAAGAGAAGGTTACAAAAGAAGAGCATGTGGCTGTCGGTTCAGTCAAAACAAACATAGGCCACCTCGAAGCCGCTTCTGGTGTGGCCGGTTTAATAAAGGCTATTTTGGTTTTAAAGTATAACCAAACGGTGCCCCACCTTCATTTTACAAACCCAAATCCACAAATTGACTTTGAAAATGCCAAACTGAAGGTGTCTACCGATGTAAGAAGGTTGTCCGACCAACAGGAAAGATACGGTTTGGTCAATTCATTCGGATACGGAGGAACCAATGCCAACGTATTGTTATCTAATACGACCATTGAGCAAAAGGAACTGCCATCAGGATTGAAAACCTCTCGTGTTTACATACTTCCTTTAACGGCTAAAAGTGATTATTCGTTACGGGCATATGCCAAAAAAATAGCATCACACTTAACAGAGGATAATTATGCAGACACCCTATATACTTTACTTAACAGAAGATCTAAACTAAATACTAGGGCTATATTTGTGGCCAATTCGATGGATGAACTCATGTGGCAGTTGAACGAATTTGCCGAAGGAAATAGTGTGAAAGGTGTGCAAACCTATACGGCTACAACCGAATTATCTCCTAAACTTTTTATCTTCACAGGCATGGGACCTCAATGGTTTGCCATGGGTCGTGACTTATACCATTCGAGTGAATTGTTTAAGCAAAAATGGGAAGAATACGATATGATATTTCAGGCTATTACCGGTTGGAGTATGCTTGAAGAGCTACTAAAGGAGAAAGAAGATTCCAGAATTAAGGAAACGCAGTTTGCACAGCCTGCCAATTTCTTTTTACAGGCTGCATTAACCGAACTTTGGGCTTCCTACGGTATTACACCCGATGCTGTACTTGGACATTCAGTAGGTGAAGTAACGGCAGCATACGTTTCTGGAGCGTTAAGATTAAAAGACTGTTTAATAGTAAGTTATCATAGAAGCAGGATTCAGCAAAAAGCCGCAGGAAAGGGATCCATGCTGGCAGTGGGGCTTCCAGAAAATGAAATAAATCAGTACATAGAAGCTTACGGCGATGTTTCTGTTGCAGCCATTAACAGTCCCAGCACGGTTACATTGGCAGGTAAGACCAAGAGGCTTCAACATATAAGTAACAAGCTAACGGAGTTGAATGTTTTCAATAAAATGTTGGAGGTAGATGTTGCCTATCATTCTTACCAAATGGATGGTCTAAAACGAGAGTTATTGGATTCTCTGGATGTTATTTCACCCCAACCACCAGAAATTCCGATTTATTCTTCGGTAACGGCTAGGAAAATGGAAGGGGCGTCATTTAACAATACGTATTGGTGGGACAACGTACGGCAGCCCGTGAGATTTTCAGATGCTATCGTTCAGACTCTTTCAGATGGATACCACACCATGTTAGAGGTTGGACCTCATCCGGTTTTAAGGCATTCTATCAATGAATGTGCAGAACGTCTGGGCAAAAAGACCAACCTTCTTTTTTCATTGAGACGAAAAGAAGATGGGGAGCAACACATTTTAGATAACCTTGCCCATTTTTATGCGATTGGATACGCTATAGACTGGTCAAAATTCTATACTGGTGGAAATCACATAAAATTACCATTATATGAATGGGAAAACCAGAGCTATTTCTCTGAAAGTAACTCTTCACGTGAAGACAGATTAGGATTGGAAGGTCATCCATTTCTAAATCAAACGTACCCTTATCACCTTCCTTCGTTTGAGATGGAAGTCAATGAGCAATTTTTACCCTATTTACAGGACCATGTTGTTTCCGGAGCGGTAGTTTTTCCCGGTGCAGCCTATGTGGAGGCCATACTGGCCATGAATCAAAAAGTGAGTGGAACAGAGACATGTACGCTAAAAGATGTTCTGTTTAGTAATGTCTTGATATTTAATGAGGATGAAGTTCAGTTTTTAAATACGACTTTTAATCCTTCAAACTCCACGTGCGACATATTTTCCCATAGCGATGAAAGTAATTCATGGACTCAGCATGCATCGGCAAAAGTGATAGAATGTATTAATGGCAAACATGATAAAATAGCTTTTTTAGCAACGCTTAAAGCTTTTGAAAAAGAGAGGACCATTGAAGGAATCTATGATGCGTTGGATGCCATTGGTTTGAAATACGGCCCGGTATTTCGAGGTATCCAAGAGATTAAATGTAAAGGCGATAAGGAACTATTGGTAAAGATAAAACCACATAAATCCATAGTTAAAGATCATGAATATTTACTGCATCCTAGTATCTTAGACGCTTGTTTTCAAAGTGTTATCGCAGCGCTTAACGGACGAGAGGTCGCTCCGGGCGCATTCGTGCCGACAAAAATCAATTTCGTGCATTTTCACACCAGGCCGAAATTGAATGAATATATCTATTGCCATGCTGAGATTACAGAGATAGGCCATGAATACCTGATTGCCAATATGACTTTGATAGGTAAAGATGGTACCGTTATAGCTCAATTGGAAGGTCTTAATTGCCAGTCGATTGAAAGTAATGCGCAAAATGAGGAGCGAGATATTAACGAATTGTTTTATGAGTTTAACTGGAAGAATATTCCCTTACTGGAAGGTGAGCCTGATTTTGAGAATGAAACAATCTTATTCTTTGGGCCTTCATCTAAAAAGGCAAAGCCATTTATGGACGACCTTAAGTTTTATGGGGCCAAGGTTATTCAAATGGATCAATTTGATAAGAATCTTCTGGAACAAGAAAAGAATTCAGTTACCAGATTGATTTATGCACCTTTTCTAGATGAAAAGAAAGAACTAAGTTACAAGGCTGTTCAGGAAATTACCTTTCCGTTACTTTCTTTTTTTCAGTCTTTAAAAGGTACAGGACCGGTTCAGTTAGTAATTTTAACTCTGAATGGTCACCAGGTGCTGGATACCGATGATATGAATATCAATTCTGGAGCTCTGCTCGGTTTAAACCACGTGATTGGAAACGAACATCCAAATATTTCGCCTTTATCATTGGATACCGACCACTACAATCTAGAAAACCCTAAATCAATATTGCTACAATTGTTGGGAGTAGAAGAAGATATTGCATTAAGGGGAAATAGCCGGTTTGTCAGGTCATTAAGCAAACCTTCAGAACCTAAGGTTCTTGGTTTTAGTCGAAAAGCAGCCAATGATGAGCCTTTTCAGATTATACATGAAAAAGGAAAAGGCGCTGAAGGTTTTTCTTTGGTAGAGAGCACTATTGTCGAACCGTCTGAGGACGAAATTACATTAAAAGTAAAATCTGCCTCCTTGAATTTCAAGGATGTCTTGAAAATAAATGGACAGATTTCCCAAGATGCGTTGAAAAACAGCTATTTTCAGAATAGCATAAGTATGGAAGTGGTAGGTACCGTTATCAACAAAGGAAAAAATGTATCGGACATTGCTATTGGAGATGATATTTTGATGCTGGCAAAGGACGGTGGTTTTACCAGATATATTACTACGAAGCCCGATTTCTACGTTAAAAAGGCGACCACATTATCTTATGACGAAATGAATATTGCCATACCTTTTATTACCGCATGGCATGCATTGGTTGATAAGGCCGATCTTTCTGAAGGAGAAACAGTCTTGATTCATAACGGGACAGGAGGAGTAGGTTTGGCAGCTATTCAAATAGCAAAAAAATTAAACGCTAAAATTATTACAACAACCAGTACCGAAGAGAAGAGAGCCCACCTGAGAGCGGAAGGTGTGGAGCACATCCTTTATTCCCGAAGCTTGGATTATGTAAAAGATGTTATGGATATCACCGATGGTAAAGGCGTGGATGTGGTTTTAAACGCTATTTCTGGAGAGTCTCTGGTGCAATCATTCGAGTTATTGGCCGATTACGGCCGGTTTATTGAAATTGGTAAAAAGGATATCGTACTTAACAAGGGTTTGCCCATGCAGACCTTCAATAGAAATGTTAGCTTTTTTCACATTGACATTGATCAAATGTTTATGCAACGACCGAAAAAAACACATGAGTTGTTGCAAATTCTCTATACCAAGTTCCAGGATGAAGACTATAAACCAATACCTGTAACTTCATTTCCTGCAAAGGGTATCGAGGAGGCGTTCAAGTTTATGAATAAAAGTAAGCATATTGGTAAGGTAACACTGAATTTTGAAGAAGGTGAGGTGGAATTGACCACTGCTAAATCTGGGATTGATTCAGACGGAGCATTTCTAATCACCGGAGGTACTGCCGGTTTCGGTTTTGAAATTGCCAAATGGCTTATTGGAAAAGAGGTAAAGAAAGTTGTCTTATGTTCCCGAAGTGGCGTAAAAGATATGGAAAGGCAGGCATTTATTGATCGGGTGAATAAAGCTGGTGTTACGGAGGTATATGTTCATAAACTGGATATCACCAATACAGATGAAGTTAAAAAGCTGATTGATTCTCTATCGCAAGATACCATTGCTTTTAAAGGAGTTTTTCACGGAGCCATGGTGTTGGATGATGCCTTTATGAAGGATTTGGATGAAGAACGTTTCTTACGTGTTATGAATCCCAAAGTACTGGGAGCCATTAACCTTCATAATGCACTCGGTTCTTACGCTCTGGACTTTTTTCTTTGTTTTTCGTCTATTTCATCCTTAATTGGTAACGTAGGACAAGGGAATTATGTGGCAGCGAATGCATTTTTAGATAATTTCTCGCACTGGAGAAATGCACAAAATCTGGCGTGTACCAGTTTAAATTTAGGTGTGCTGGCCGAGGTTGGTGTGGTTTCCCGAAATGAACATGTAGGTCTGATAATGGATGCAGCAGGAGTTAAAGGGTTTGATACCCGAACCGCATTGCGTATGCTTGATTATATTTTAAGTGAAAAGCCTGCTCAGATTTGCTTTTTCGATGTGGATTGGGAGGTATGGAGTGCGATAAATCCGAGAGTAGCTAATTCATCCAGATTTAAAAGCATTGTTGATCAGTTTTCCGGCACTAATGCACTTTCTAAGGAGTTAAGATCTCTGGTAGAGGAACTTAAAGACTGTGGTGAAAAAGATAGAATAAGAGTTATTCTTGAAAAAACAATCGTAGTATTTGCCAATGTAATGAAAATGAACCCCGATTCCATCAACCCGGAAGAGGGAATTAATATGATGGGAGTAGATTCATTAGTTTCTGTTGAAATAGTTGTGGCGATTAAAGCGATGCTTGGGGTAGAACTTTCTATTATGGATTTATTAAATGGCTCCAGCCTCAATCGGTTAAGTGAAATTATCTTAACGAAAGTTGAAGAGCATTTAGGTGGTATTGTAGAAAACTAG